The Candidatus Protochlamydia phocaeensis genome contains a region encoding:
- the rplJ gene encoding 50S ribosomal protein L10 produces MRPEKELLKQEIKDKIERSPSFVIMHYAGLTANMANDFRRQIGKMGGDIEVVRKRVLLKAAEDAGIELDLSTLTGHIGLVFLGQDPIETTKMVFKFSQEREKAIQVLGGRFDGQLYAAADVEKLSTLPSKNEMRAQFLSTLEAPMAQTLAVVEALLASVAYCLDNKAKQSEESAASES; encoded by the coding sequence ATGAGACCAGAAAAAGAACTCCTTAAACAAGAGATTAAAGACAAAATCGAGCGTTCTCCATCATTCGTCATTATGCATTATGCCGGTTTGACAGCTAATATGGCCAACGATTTTCGTCGCCAGATCGGTAAAATGGGTGGTGATATAGAAGTTGTTCGCAAGCGCGTCTTGCTTAAAGCTGCTGAAGATGCAGGAATTGAACTGGACTTATCCACTTTGACAGGGCATATCGGTCTGGTCTTTTTAGGACAAGATCCGATTGAAACAACCAAAATGGTTTTCAAGTTCAGTCAAGAGCGTGAGAAGGCGATCCAAGTATTGGGCGGCCGTTTTGATGGCCAGCTTTATGCAGCAGCTGATGTCGAGAAGCTGTCTACATTGCCAAGTAAAAATGAAATGCGAGCTCAATTCCTCAGTACTCTGGAAGCTCCGATGGCTCAAACCTTGGCGGTTGTGGAAGCCCTTCTTGCTAGCGTGGCATACTGTTTGGATAATAAAGCTAAGCAGAGTGAAGAAAGCGCAGCCAGTGAGAGCTAA
- the rpoB gene encoding DNA-directed RNA polymerase subunit beta — translation MLQRPPQRESFIDKEEIIDLPNLIEIQIKSYNQFLQADKFPDERENIGLQEVFTEIFPIKSYDEKTILEFLSYNLGVPKYSPEECIRRGITYNVTLKVKFRLTDETGIKEEEVYMGTIPVMTDKGTFIINGAERVVVSQLHRSPGICFEQERHSRGNVIYSFRIIPYRGSWLEGAFDTNDLIHIYIDRKKRRRKILATTFIRALGYSSNSDIIEEFFTTRKYKIKNEKEFAKLVGKILAQDVIDEDSGLVFGKASEKLTTAMLKRIMDAGIDVIRIAEDADETSPIIKMLAKDPTDSYESALKDFYRKIRPGEPATLSNARSAMMRLFFDPKRYNLGRVGRYKLNSKLGFEVNDETLQTVTLNKEDVIGALKYLIKLKSGSEESSIDDIDHLGNRRVRSVGELIQNQCRIGLARMEKIIRERMNLFDFSSDTLTPGKIVSAKGLSGVLKDFFGRSQLSQFMDQTNPVAELTHKRRLSSLGPGGLNRDRAGFEVRDVHTSHYGRICPIETPEGPNIGLISSLSSFAKINEFGFIETPYRMVRDGVVTDEIEYMTADQEEQCVIAQASAPLDEYNMFVEPICWARYRGEQFETDTKNVTHMDVSPKQLVSIVTGLIPFLEHDDANRALMGSNMQRQGVPLLKPTAPIVGTGLEARAARDSGAVLIAQEDGVVEYVDGLKIVISPDDNRLEKKTYYLKKFIRSNAGTCINQRPLCHVGDKIKAGDVLADGPATDKGEVALGRNVLVAFMPWFGYNYEDAIIISEKLLREDYYTSIYIEEFELTARDTKLGKEEITRDIPNVSEETLRNLGDDGIIRIGAEVKPGDILVGKITPKSETELAPEERLLRAIFGDKASDVKDASLVAPPGTEGVVMDVKVFSRRDRLSKTDDELVEEASKLKDIQREYKAKQAELRTEKHERVGALLLNEIAPGNIIHRRTAEIIIEEGNLITQDMIEALEKENVEDLLMPENDIYNTLKQTLHDYEIALQTVETQYKTQLEFMRKGDTDLDPGVIRQVKVYVASKRKLQVGDKMAGRHGNKGVVSKIVPEADMPFLSTGQPIEIILNPLGVPSRMNMGQLFETHLGIAAASTGIHVKSPVFEGFPEEKIWEMMRKAGLPGDGKFFLYDGCTGERFDNSVVVGYIYMLKLSHLVADKIHARAVGPYSLVTQQPLGGKAQMGGQRFGEMEVWAAEAYGAAHLLQELLTVKSDDVAGRTRIYESIVKGENLLKSGTPESFNVLIKEMQGLGLNVYTEAVDEQ, via the coding sequence ATGTTGCAAAGGCCGCCACAACGCGAGAGTTTTATTGATAAGGAAGAAATCATTGATCTTCCAAATCTGATAGAAATTCAGATTAAGTCATACAATCAATTTCTTCAAGCAGATAAGTTTCCTGATGAAAGGGAAAATATTGGTTTGCAAGAGGTTTTTACTGAAATTTTCCCCATTAAATCCTATGACGAGAAAACGATTTTAGAATTTCTGTCATACAATTTAGGCGTCCCTAAGTATAGCCCCGAAGAATGCATTCGCCGTGGGATTACTTATAATGTGACCCTAAAAGTAAAGTTCCGCCTCACAGATGAGACCGGGATTAAAGAAGAAGAAGTTTACATGGGAACGATCCCTGTCATGACAGACAAGGGGACCTTTATTATTAACGGAGCTGAGCGCGTCGTTGTTTCCCAGCTGCACCGTTCCCCAGGTATTTGCTTTGAGCAAGAACGCCACTCCCGCGGTAACGTCATTTACTCTTTCCGCATTATTCCTTATCGAGGAAGTTGGCTTGAGGGAGCTTTTGATACCAACGACCTGATCCATATCTATATTGACCGCAAGAAGCGCCGCCGTAAGATTTTAGCGACGACCTTCATTCGTGCCTTAGGTTACTCTTCCAATAGCGATATCATCGAAGAATTCTTTACGACCCGCAAATACAAGATTAAGAATGAGAAGGAATTTGCCAAGCTGGTTGGAAAGATTCTGGCACAGGATGTCATTGATGAAGATTCTGGGCTTGTCTTTGGTAAGGCATCCGAAAAGCTGACGACTGCCATGTTGAAGCGCATCATGGATGCAGGCATTGACGTGATTCGCATCGCAGAAGATGCGGATGAGACCAGTCCGATCATTAAGATGCTGGCCAAAGATCCGACCGATTCTTATGAATCGGCTTTGAAAGATTTTTACCGCAAAATCCGACCAGGCGAACCTGCGACCTTGTCCAATGCCCGTTCTGCGATGATGCGCTTGTTCTTCGATCCTAAGCGCTATAACTTAGGCCGTGTGGGCCGCTATAAGTTGAATAGCAAGCTTGGTTTTGAAGTGAACGATGAAACGCTACAGACGGTTACATTGAATAAAGAAGATGTGATCGGGGCTTTAAAGTATTTGATTAAATTGAAGAGCGGAAGCGAAGAGTCCTCTATCGACGATATCGACCACTTGGGCAACCGCCGCGTGCGTTCTGTCGGTGAATTGATTCAGAACCAATGCCGCATCGGTCTGGCCCGCATGGAGAAAATCATCCGCGAGCGCATGAACCTATTCGATTTCTCCTCCGATACGCTGACTCCTGGAAAAATCGTGTCCGCGAAGGGATTATCCGGAGTGTTGAAGGACTTTTTCGGTCGCTCCCAGCTGTCTCAGTTCATGGACCAAACAAACCCGGTAGCAGAGCTGACGCACAAGCGTCGTTTGTCTTCCTTGGGACCTGGCGGCTTGAACCGCGACCGTGCGGGATTTGAGGTGCGCGACGTGCATACCAGCCATTATGGCCGTATTTGCCCGATCGAGACGCCCGAAGGACCGAACATCGGTTTGATTTCTTCTCTCTCTTCTTTCGCCAAGATCAACGAATTCGGATTCATTGAAACGCCTTACCGCATGGTGCGAGACGGCGTTGTGACGGACGAAATCGAATACATGACAGCAGACCAAGAAGAGCAGTGCGTTATTGCGCAGGCTTCCGCCCCGCTTGATGAATATAATATGTTCGTTGAGCCTATTTGCTGGGCGCGCTACCGTGGCGAGCAATTTGAAACGGACACGAAGAATGTCACGCATATGGACGTTTCGCCTAAGCAGCTGGTTTCGATCGTAACTGGATTGATTCCGTTCTTGGAGCATGACGATGCGAACCGTGCTTTGATGGGATCCAACATGCAGCGCCAAGGCGTTCCTCTCTTAAAGCCAACAGCTCCGATTGTCGGAACTGGTCTGGAAGCAAGAGCGGCCCGCGACTCGGGTGCCGTATTGATTGCGCAAGAAGACGGCGTGGTTGAATATGTCGATGGCTTGAAGATTGTCATTTCTCCAGATGACAACCGTTTGGAAAAGAAAACATACTATTTGAAGAAGTTTATTCGTTCGAACGCCGGAACATGCATCAACCAAAGACCGCTTTGCCATGTTGGCGATAAAATCAAGGCCGGGGACGTTCTGGCTGACGGTCCAGCGACAGACAAAGGCGAGGTAGCGCTTGGAAGAAACGTTCTCGTAGCCTTCATGCCTTGGTTCGGATACAACTACGAAGACGCCATCATCATTTCCGAAAAGCTGCTGCGCGAAGACTACTATACATCGATTTATATCGAAGAGTTCGAGCTGACAGCCCGCGATACGAAGCTTGGAAAGGAAGAAATTACGCGCGATATTCCGAATGTATCGGAAGAGACCTTGCGCAACTTGGGCGATGACGGGATTATCCGCATTGGCGCTGAAGTGAAGCCAGGCGATATCTTAGTCGGTAAGATTACGCCTAAATCAGAGACTGAATTGGCTCCCGAAGAGCGCTTGCTGCGTGCCATCTTCGGAGACAAGGCATCCGATGTCAAAGACGCTTCTTTGGTTGCCCCTCCCGGAACCGAAGGCGTGGTCATGGATGTTAAGGTATTCAGCCGCCGCGACCGTTTATCTAAAACAGATGATGAATTGGTAGAGGAGGCCTCTAAGCTGAAAGACATTCAGCGTGAATACAAAGCTAAGCAAGCGGAATTGCGTACAGAAAAGCACGAACGTGTCGGTGCGCTTTTATTGAACGAGATTGCACCTGGCAATATTATTCACCGCCGAACAGCTGAGATTATTATTGAAGAAGGCAATCTGATCACGCAAGACATGATCGAAGCATTGGAGAAGGAAAACGTTGAAGATCTCTTAATGCCCGAAAATGATATTTACAATACGCTTAAGCAAACGCTGCATGACTACGAGATTGCTTTGCAAACCGTCGAAACGCAATACAAAACGCAGTTAGAGTTTATGCGCAAAGGGGATACAGATCTGGATCCAGGCGTCATCCGCCAAGTGAAAGTCTATGTCGCTTCTAAGCGTAAACTGCAAGTCGGCGATAAAATGGCCGGACGCCACGGAAACAAAGGGGTTGTCTCCAAAATTGTTCCGGAAGCAGATATGCCTTTCTTATCGACAGGACAGCCAATTGAAATTATCCTCAACCCATTGGGCGTACCGTCTCGTATGAACATGGGTCAGTTATTTGAAACGCATTTGGGCATAGCCGCCGCAAGCACCGGCATCCATGTCAAGAGCCCTGTATTCGAAGGTTTCCCGGAAGAAAAGATTTGGGAAATGATGAGAAAAGCAGGTCTGCCAGGAGACGGCAAGTTCTTCCTATATGACGGATGCACAGGCGAACGCTTTGATAACAGCGTCGTGGTTGGCTATATCTATATGCTGAAGTTAAGTCATTTAGTAGCAGATAAGATCCATGCTCGCGCCGTTGGTCCTTACTCGCTTGTTACCCAGCAGCCATTGGGCGGTAAAGCTCAGATGGGTGGACAGCGTTTCGGGGAGATGGAAGTATGGGCTGCTGAAGCCTATGGAGCCGCTCACCTTCTGCAAGAACTTCTGACCGTGAAGTCAGACGACGTTGCAGGACGTACACGCATTTACGAATCAATCGTTAAAGGGGAGAACCTCCTCAAGTCTGGTACGCCAGAGTCCTTTAACGTCTTGATCAAGGAAATGCAAGGTCTTGGCTTGAACGTCTACACAGAAGCTGTTGACGAACAATAA
- the rplA gene encoding 50S ribosomal protein L1 has product MGRPSKRTREIARSLDVTKAYSVKEAVEILKKCLPAKFDQTVEVSLKLGVDPRRSDQSVRGTVSLPNGTGKTMKILVFAKGDKVKEALAAGADYAGHEELLEKVNGGWTDFDAVVATPDMMRDVGKLGKVLGPRGLMPTPKAGTVTTDIAKAVQELKGGKIEFKLDRHGVINNGVGKLSFSAEKLVENIQAFLTAIQRAKPASAKGHYMKSLVISSTMGPGLKIDLRESDLAARE; this is encoded by the coding sequence ATGGGTCGTCCAAGTAAAAGAACTCGGGAGATAGCTCGCTCGCTGGATGTGACAAAAGCATATAGCGTAAAAGAAGCTGTCGAAATTTTAAAGAAATGCCTACCTGCGAAGTTTGATCAAACGGTAGAAGTTTCTTTAAAACTGGGCGTTGACCCTCGTAGATCGGATCAAAGCGTTCGCGGAACTGTTTCATTACCGAATGGAACGGGTAAAACGATGAAAATTCTCGTTTTCGCGAAAGGCGATAAGGTAAAAGAAGCCTTAGCAGCAGGAGCCGATTATGCGGGTCACGAAGAACTTTTAGAAAAAGTCAACGGGGGTTGGACAGATTTTGATGCTGTCGTTGCAACACCTGATATGATGCGTGACGTAGGTAAGTTGGGTAAGGTTCTCGGACCAAGAGGCTTGATGCCTACTCCTAAGGCTGGAACAGTGACAACGGATATCGCCAAAGCTGTTCAAGAACTTAAAGGTGGTAAGATTGAGTTTAAACTCGATCGTCATGGCGTGATTAATAACGGAGTAGGAAAGCTGTCTTTCTCTGCCGAGAAATTAGTAGAGAATATTCAAGCGTTTCTAACGGCAATTCAACGTGCGAAGCCTGCTTCTGCCAAAGGTCACTATATGAAATCATTGGTCATTTCCTCTACAATGGGGCCTGGCCTAAAAATTGACCTACGCGAATCAGATTTAGCAGCTAGGGAGTGA
- the rplL gene encoding 50S ribosomal protein L7/L12, with protein MSKKSTDELVDALSQLTVLEMAQLKSLLEEKWGVKAAAPVAVAAAPAAGAAAPAAAAAESTDFQVTLTDAPADKKIGIIKVVREITGLGLKEAKDLVEATPKELKASAPKAEAEDIKKKIEAAGGKVTLKGL; from the coding sequence GTGAGTAAGAAATCAACAGATGAACTAGTCGATGCATTGAGCCAATTGACCGTTTTAGAAATGGCTCAACTTAAGTCGCTTCTCGAAGAAAAGTGGGGCGTTAAAGCCGCAGCTCCTGTCGCAGTAGCAGCCGCTCCTGCAGCTGGCGCAGCAGCCCCAGCAGCTGCAGCTGCTGAGTCAACAGACTTCCAAGTTACGTTGACAGATGCTCCAGCTGACAAGAAAATTGGAATCATCAAAGTTGTTCGCGAAATCACAGGCCTTGGCTTAAAAGAAGCGAAAGACCTCGTTGAAGCAACACCTAAAGAATTAAAAGCCTCTGCTCCAAAAGCTGAAGCAGAAGACATCAAGAAGAAAATCGAAGCAGCTGGCGGAAAAGTCACTTTAAAAGGACTCTAA
- the rpoC gene encoding DNA-directed RNA polymerase subunit beta' → MSERNQHDGQFDKLTIKIASDDVIRNEWSRGEIKKPETINYRTFKPEKGGLFCEKIFGPTRDWECACGKYKKIKHKGIVCDRCGVEVTLSKVRRERMAHIDLAVPVVHIWFFKTMPSRIGNVLGMTSADLERVIYYEEYVVIDPGQTDLEKKQLLNDTEYREAQEKWGRDAFVAKMGGEAIRDLLAAEDLQSQLVDLKEKLRKTKSQQARMKLAKRLKIIESFVSSDNKPDWMVMSCVPVIPPDLRPLVPLDGGRFATSDLNDLYRRVINRNNRLKAILKLKTPEVIVRNEKRMLQEAVDALFDNGRHGHPVMGAGNRPLKSLSEMLKGKQGRFRQNLLGKRVDYSGRSVIIVGPELKFNQCGLPKLMALELFEPFIVKRLKDLGYVYTIRSAKKMIQRHAPEVWDVLEDIIKGHPVLLNRAPTLHRLGIQAFEPVLIEGKAIRIHPLVCSAFNADFDGDQMAVYVPLSIEAQLEAKLLMMAPDNIFLPSSGKPVAVPSQDMTLGLYYLMLDPLYIREDHGLKTRVFRDSQEVLLALQASGSYNWFEAGKKSPNGENRYDYNRGLRIHEKIKLRTENGIIETTPGRVVFNTIVPKELGFQNYSLPKKKMGELVMQCYKKAGLEGTVRFLDNLKSLGFAEATKSALSMGVCDVKIPPIKERILKDAHERVALVRKQYEDGIITEGERYSKTISIWTEVSDVLSEELFKLISEVKDSAMNPLYLMMDSGARGNKSQIRQLGALRGLMAKPSGDIIESPITSNFREGLSVIEFSISSHGARKGLADTALKTADSGYLTRRLVDVAQDVIITEEDCGTLNGIDVSAVKQGQEELLPLKDRIFGRTVCEDIYQPGDSTKLLAKSGDTLTVLQAEAIDDSGIESIRIRSVLTCETRRGVCAKCYGINLANSRPVSMGEAVGIIAAQSIGEPGTQLTMRTFHLGGIASAGISPEIVADDDGLLVYTDLRTVKTEEGPWVALNKNGRLNIVRDEGRSLDEYKKLLATKSIEPLQSFNVELGTKILLEDGSRVKPGMRIAEWEQHSIPIICDRPGYVRYEDLVEGLSTERDVNKQTGQAELIVKQHRGELHPQIAIYADQACEELVGTYPLPAGAIISVEEGEYATAGKMLARLPRSAIKTKDITGGLPRVAELFEARKPKDSAEIAKIDGVVDFRGVQKNKRIVVVRDEMTGMEEEHLIPHTKHLIVQRGDHVVKGQQLTDGLVIPHEILDICGVRELQKYLVNQVQEVYRLQGVDINDKHIEIIVRQMLKKVRVIDPGDTSLLYGEEVDKKAFEQENLKVSKEGGKAAQATPVLLGITKASLSTESFISAASFQDTTRVLTEAACAGKTDYLMGFKENVIMGHIIPGGTGFEHHKRVKKFVDSEQEEELVFNFEDEPALAE, encoded by the coding sequence ATGTCTGAAAGAAATCAGCACGATGGGCAATTTGATAAGTTAACCATCAAGATTGCCTCTGACGATGTCATACGTAATGAGTGGTCCCGCGGAGAAATCAAGAAGCCTGAAACAATCAACTATCGAACCTTCAAGCCCGAGAAAGGCGGTCTCTTCTGCGAAAAAATCTTTGGACCTACTCGTGACTGGGAGTGCGCATGCGGAAAATATAAGAAAATTAAGCACAAAGGGATTGTCTGCGACCGCTGCGGCGTAGAAGTGACTTTATCAAAAGTCCGACGCGAGCGCATGGCCCACATTGATCTGGCTGTGCCTGTTGTCCACATTTGGTTCTTCAAAACCATGCCTTCCCGTATCGGTAATGTCTTGGGAATGACGTCTGCCGATCTCGAGCGCGTCATTTATTACGAAGAGTATGTGGTCATCGATCCAGGCCAGACGGACTTGGAGAAAAAACAGCTGCTTAACGATACAGAATACCGCGAAGCGCAAGAAAAATGGGGACGCGATGCCTTCGTTGCCAAAATGGGCGGCGAAGCGATCCGCGATTTGCTGGCGGCAGAAGACTTGCAATCACAGCTCGTTGACCTGAAAGAGAAATTGCGCAAGACGAAGTCTCAGCAAGCGCGTATGAAGTTGGCAAAGCGTTTAAAAATCATTGAAAGCTTCGTCTCTTCCGACAACAAGCCGGATTGGATGGTCATGTCTTGCGTGCCTGTCATTCCACCGGATCTGCGTCCATTGGTTCCTCTCGATGGCGGCCGCTTTGCAACTTCCGACTTGAACGACCTGTACCGTCGCGTGATCAACCGTAATAATCGTTTGAAAGCCATTTTAAAGCTGAAGACACCGGAAGTCATTGTGCGCAATGAAAAGCGCATGTTGCAAGAGGCTGTCGATGCGTTGTTTGACAACGGCCGTCATGGCCATCCTGTCATGGGCGCCGGCAACCGTCCGCTGAAGTCTTTGTCTGAAATGCTGAAGGGCAAGCAAGGCCGCTTCCGTCAAAACCTGCTCGGTAAACGTGTGGACTACTCCGGCCGTTCGGTCATTATCGTTGGTCCTGAGCTGAAGTTCAACCAGTGCGGTCTGCCCAAATTGATGGCCCTTGAGCTATTCGAGCCCTTCATTGTCAAGCGCTTGAAAGACCTCGGCTATGTGTACACCATCCGTTCCGCTAAGAAAATGATTCAGCGCCACGCGCCTGAGGTGTGGGACGTTTTGGAAGACATCATTAAAGGTCACCCTGTCCTCCTGAACCGTGCGCCTACGCTTCACCGCTTGGGTATCCAAGCATTTGAACCTGTTCTGATCGAAGGTAAAGCGATCCGTATCCATCCTCTCGTCTGCTCGGCGTTCAACGCGGACTTCGACGGCGACCAGATGGCCGTATACGTTCCTCTCTCGATCGAAGCGCAGCTCGAAGCGAAGTTGCTGATGATGGCTCCGGACAACATCTTCTTGCCTTCTTCCGGCAAGCCTGTTGCGGTTCCTTCTCAGGATATGACGTTGGGATTGTACTATTTGATGCTCGATCCGCTGTATATCCGCGAAGACCACGGCTTGAAGACGCGCGTGTTCCGCGACAGCCAAGAGGTGCTTTTAGCCCTTCAAGCGAGCGGAAGCTATAATTGGTTCGAGGCCGGCAAGAAGAGCCCCAATGGCGAAAACCGCTATGACTACAACCGCGGCTTGCGCATCCATGAGAAGATTAAGCTGCGTACCGAAAACGGAATTATCGAAACCACCCCAGGCCGCGTTGTCTTCAATACGATTGTGCCAAAAGAGCTCGGCTTCCAGAACTATAGCTTGCCTAAGAAGAAAATGGGCGAGTTGGTCATGCAGTGCTACAAGAAAGCCGGCTTGGAAGGAACAGTCCGTTTCTTAGACAATCTGAAGAGCTTGGGCTTTGCGGAAGCGACAAAGTCTGCGCTGTCCATGGGTGTGTGCGACGTGAAGATTCCGCCGATCAAGGAAAGAATCTTGAAAGACGCCCACGAGCGTGTGGCTTTAGTCAGAAAGCAATACGAGGACGGTATCATCACAGAGGGCGAGCGCTATTCTAAGACGATCAGTATCTGGACAGAAGTGTCGGACGTTCTCTCTGAAGAGCTCTTTAAGTTGATCAGCGAAGTCAAAGACAGCGCGATGAACCCCTTGTACTTGATGATGGACTCCGGTGCGCGGGGTAACAAATCTCAGATCAGACAGCTGGGTGCGTTGCGCGGTCTGATGGCGAAGCCATCGGGAGATATTATCGAATCTCCGATTACGTCCAACTTTAGGGAAGGTCTATCGGTTATCGAATTCTCCATTTCCTCCCACGGTGCGCGTAAAGGGTTGGCGGATACCGCTCTTAAAACAGCGGACTCCGGTTACTTGACTCGTCGTTTGGTCGACGTTGCGCAAGATGTAATCATTACGGAAGAGGACTGCGGCACGCTGAACGGTATTGACGTATCAGCCGTTAAGCAAGGACAGGAAGAGCTCCTGCCTCTGAAAGATCGTATCTTCGGCCGTACGGTTTGCGAAGACATCTATCAGCCGGGCGATAGCACGAAACTGCTGGCAAAGAGCGGAGATACGCTTACTGTTCTGCAAGCGGAAGCCATCGATGACTCCGGTATTGAAAGCATCCGGATCCGTTCGGTTCTGACTTGCGAAACACGCCGCGGCGTTTGCGCGAAGTGCTATGGCATTAACTTGGCCAATAGCCGTCCTGTCAGCATGGGCGAAGCCGTCGGTATTATTGCTGCTCAGTCGATCGGTGAACCCGGAACACAGTTAACGATGCGTACATTCCACTTGGGTGGTATCGCGTCTGCGGGCATCAGCCCAGAAATTGTGGCCGATGATGACGGACTTCTCGTTTATACTGACTTGCGTACCGTTAAGACCGAAGAAGGTCCATGGGTGGCATTGAACAAGAACGGACGCTTGAACATCGTGCGTGATGAAGGCCGTTCGCTGGATGAGTACAAGAAGTTGTTGGCGACAAAGTCGATTGAACCTCTGCAGTCATTCAACGTCGAGTTGGGAACAAAGATTCTGCTCGAAGATGGATCTAGAGTGAAGCCAGGCATGCGTATCGCCGAGTGGGAACAGCACAGCATTCCAATTATCTGCGACCGCCCAGGTTACGTCCGCTACGAAGACTTGGTCGAAGGCTTGTCAACCGAACGCGATGTCAACAAGCAAACAGGCCAGGCTGAGCTGATCGTTAAGCAGCATAGAGGCGAATTGCATCCACAGATTGCCATTTATGCCGACCAAGCCTGCGAAGAGCTGGTTGGAACCTATCCTCTGCCAGCCGGAGCGATTATCTCCGTTGAAGAAGGCGAATATGCGACAGCCGGTAAGATGCTTGCACGTCTGCCACGTAGTGCCATCAAGACGAAGGACATCACGGGCGGTCTGCCACGCGTAGCCGAGTTATTTGAAGCGCGCAAGCCGAAAGATTCGGCCGAGATCGCCAAGATCGACGGTGTCGTGGACTTCCGCGGCGTTCAGAAGAACAAGCGCATTGTCGTTGTACGCGACGAAATGACGGGAATGGAAGAAGAGCACCTCATTCCTCATACAAAACACTTGATCGTTCAGCGCGGTGACCACGTGGTAAAAGGACAGCAGCTGACAGACGGCTTAGTCATTCCGCACGAAATCCTCGATATCTGCGGCGTGCGCGAACTGCAGAAGTACTTGGTCAACCAGGTACAAGAAGTTTACCGTCTGCAAGGGGTTGATATTAACGATAAGCACATCGAAATTATCGTCCGCCAGATGCTGAAGAAAGTCCGCGTCATCGATCCAGGCGATACAAGCTTGCTGTATGGCGAGGAAGTCGATAAGAAGGCATTCGAACAAGAAAACCTTAAAGTCAGCAAGGAAGGCGGAAAAGCGGCCCAAGCAACGCCTGTCTTGTTGGGTATTACTAAGGCATCCTTGAGCACGGAATCTTTCATTTCGGCAGCGTCCTTCCAAGATACTACCCGTGTCTTGACAGAAGCGGCATGCGCCGGTAAGACAGACTACCTCATGGGCTTCAAAGAAAACGTCATCATGGGACACATCATCCCAGGTGGAACGGGCTTTGAACACCACAAACGCGTCAAGAAGTTTGTCGACAGCGAGCAAGAAGAAGAACTCGTTTTCAACTTCGAAGACGAACCTGCTCTCGCTGAGTAA
- a CDS encoding MORN repeat-containing protein — protein sequence MHDNNINASNGNRSLIPIQTLFSQQRQAAGPSSVTNIALQAIDFQKDSAFGRPTIPMPGNALFFPGHLAFIPPISPSCYSLPIPFVAQQVLGFPQSVPQSSMKKRGLEEEEEADPAGKRQMLNQQEIRHPVVELARPLFHTMNDNQAAIEQAGEGNEVSGGVIAGELEGQEVFCRNGIRYEGQFRRGIAQSGVIKFADGTIYVGKIVDWKPQDKGTWICMNGKIYTGNFPYGHLGILTGNGTMKLPNGNIYIGLLIKGEARGKGKLMTRSGEVYEGIFQEDNGFKGHFTSNNQAKIKRSGVFENEKFLMSRTIHLENGDLYIGDVSKMEDFTKVQPNGYGMLIKANQSKFQGTFKQGKIEKIDRIYFSNGDQYEGETRDCQAHGEGIFTYINGIKLKGHFVDGSLQGNTATIEYLNGDRYEGEVADRMANGQGILTCRNGKRYEGKFENDLPVSLYHRS from the coding sequence ATGCATGATAATAATATTAATGCGTCTAATGGGAATCGTTCTTTAATTCCTATACAAACTTTATTTTCTCAACAAAGGCAGGCGGCAGGGCCATCGTCTGTTACAAATATTGCTTTACAAGCGATTGATTTTCAAAAAGATTCAGCATTCGGCAGACCCACTATTCCTATGCCGGGAAATGCTTTATTTTTTCCTGGCCATCTAGCTTTTATTCCTCCGATTAGTCCAAGTTGCTATTCCCTGCCTATTCCCTTTGTTGCTCAACAAGTGCTGGGCTTTCCTCAAAGCGTGCCGCAGAGTTCCATGAAAAAGCGGGGGCTTGAGGAAGAAGAGGAAGCAGATCCCGCGGGCAAGAGGCAAATGCTTAATCAGCAAGAAATCAGGCATCCCGTAGTAGAGCTGGCGCGGCCTCTTTTTCATACAATGAATGACAATCAGGCGGCCATAGAGCAGGCAGGTGAGGGGAATGAGGTAAGTGGAGGCGTGATAGCGGGCGAGCTGGAGGGTCAAGAGGTTTTCTGCAGGAACGGGATAAGATATGAAGGGCAATTCCGCAGGGGAATAGCGCAATCGGGTGTCATTAAGTTTGCGGATGGAACAATTTACGTAGGAAAAATTGTCGATTGGAAACCGCAAGACAAAGGCACATGGATTTGCATGAATGGGAAAATCTATACGGGCAATTTTCCGTATGGACATCTTGGAATATTGACAGGGAATGGGACAATGAAGCTTCCCAATGGCAATATTTACATTGGGCTTCTCATCAAGGGAGAGGCGAGAGGCAAAGGAAAGCTCATGACCAGATCCGGGGAAGTCTACGAAGGAATATTTCAAGAAGATAATGGCTTTAAAGGGCATTTCACTTCTAATAATCAGGCGAAGATCAAGAGAAGCGGCGTCTTTGAAAATGAAAAATTTCTCATGAGCAGAACGATTCATTTAGAGAACGGAGATCTCTATATAGGAGATGTTTCCAAAATGGAGGATTTCACGAAAGTCCAGCCAAATGGGTATGGCATGCTCATAAAAGCCAACCAATCTAAATTCCAGGGGACATTCAAGCAGGGAAAAATAGAGAAAATAGACAGAATCTACTTTTCAAATGGGGATCAATATGAAGGAGAGACCAGAGATTGCCAAGCTCATGGCGAGGGAATATTTACTTATATCAACGGAATTAAGTTGAAGGGACATTTTGTGGACGGCAGCCTTCAAGGCAACACGGCAACCATTGAATATCTCAATGGAGATCGCTATGAAGGCGAGGTGGCCGATCGCATGGCGAATGGCCAGGGCATCTTGACATGCAGGAATGGCAAGCGCTATGAAGGCAAATTTGAGAACGACCTACCTGTTTCTTTATACCACCGATCTTAA